The DNA window CAAATGATACCCACTGTGGCTCCAATAGAAGAGGCAATAGCACATCCACATACACTGGATAATTTACCAAGTACTCTTTTGGTATATAAGGTGGTTCCATAGCCGACAACAATAGCTTTAATCATTCTCTTACCTGATACATGCATGTGTTTAGCCATTTCTATAATAGGTAATATAGTAGCTATCCCTTGACTACCGCTCCCCCCACAACTCATAACAGATACTTGATAACCTGATAGTCGTGCTTCTGCAGCTGCAGAAATTTTTACAGCTGTATTGTTAATAACATCATTTGCTAGTAAACCATTTGCCATAAAGCTTTGTAACGCACCACCGATACCTAAAGGCATTTTCTCTTTAAGTCCAGCTTCTACAATTTCTTCTAATTTCTCAACACCTTCTAATACATATTCAAACTCATCAACTGATACTTGATCAATATTATCGATGAAATCTTCATAATCTGCAGAAATATCATAGTCATTACTAAAAAGTCTTTGATTTTCCTCAACCACTTGGTCATTTACTTCCACCAATGTTATATTGGTATGGCTGTCCTCAATTTTGCAACGAGCTTTACCATTGTTTGTATTGATGGTTATATCAATAAGAACTGATTCTACTTCTTTATCAATCTCTATATGAACTTTTTCTTTATTTGAAAGCGCTTTCTGAATAGCTTCTTCGTTAACATTATCAAATATTTCTAACTCATTAGTGGATTGTCCAGAATATACCCCCAGTAAAATAGCAATATCAATCCCTTTAGCTTTTACACCTGGTATACCTACATAAAGTGCATTCTTATACATGTTAATCCCTAATACTGCCTCTATCTTTTCTATTTCACCACCAATTTGCTCATAGGCCTTTGATGCTGCCAATGCAATCGCTGCTGGTTCAGTACAACCAAGTGCTAATTTAAGATTGTTTCTTAGATATTCAAGATATTTTTGATAATTACCTTTTGCCATGAATCCCCACTCCTTTATCCTCAATCTTAATGGTCTATACCTATATTATAAGAAGAATCCTAAAAAACATCAATACCCAACATGAATACAGAAAAAATTCCCTTCCTATCCTCACTAAGAAGTAATGATTGAACGTAAATAACCTTACTACATCATCTAAGAAAAGTAACTAGCGTCACGTTTGCATAAAAAGCATATGAACTTTCGCTCATATGCTTCTATAGCCTAAAACTTAAATTGATTCACTTCTTCAACGAGTTTACCAGCACCATTCTTAATTTGAGTAGCTCCTTGAGTTAACTTGTTAATGCCTTCAAGTTGCTGCGTATTCGATGCAGTCACTTCCTCAGTTACTGCAGAATTTTCTTCTGAAATAGCTGATAGACTATTAATTCTATCCGTCATATTCTTTTGCTCCATATTCATGTGATTCGTTGCTTCAAAAGCATCTTCCACATATCGCTCAATCTTTTGTAACGAATCAGTGGTACGATAGAAGATA is part of the Vallitalea okinawensis genome and encodes:
- a CDS encoding L-cysteine desulfidase family protein: MAKGNYQKYLEYLRNNLKLALGCTEPAAIALAASKAYEQIGGEIEKIEAVLGINMYKNALYVGIPGVKAKGIDIAILLGVYSGQSTNELEIFDNVNEEAIQKALSNKEKVHIEIDKEVESVLIDITINTNNGKARCKIEDSHTNITLVEVNDQVVEENQRLFSNDYDISADYEDFIDNIDQVSVDEFEYVLEGVEKLEEIVEAGLKEKMPLGIGGALQSFMANGLLANDVINNTAVKISAAAEARLSGYQVSVMSCGGSGSQGIATILPIIEMAKHMHVSGKRMIKAIVVGYGTTLYTKRVLGKLSSVCGCAIASSIGATVGIIWMQGGSKKEIQGGINNVVGALTGVICDGAKVGCAFKMAMGAIMSIYSALLAVDEVFLDVDNGIIGDTIAKTIENMGTVSSQGMPCMNSVIVDIMQHKAKGCCSH